The following proteins are encoded in a genomic region of Stutzerimonas stutzeri:
- a CDS encoding sensor histidine kinase, with protein MKSIQRSLSVGLVSALLLIGLLLVQTSLWLFETGLRRNLAEDLREETEGLLIAMVRGTEGFKLDSTRLNPRYQRAFSGHYFRIELPTRSWRSRSLWDAEPTWPNVNGLANDLVDGPQGQRLLIYRAEYHRDGQLIVISVARDYTPILDSFAQVRLGGLGLVGAALAIGLLLQRYAVKLAMRPLERARQQIAQLQQGERQQLDIQAPLELQPLVEQINHLLAHTDDTLKRSRHALGNLGHALKTPLAVLGSLIRHQELQAHPQLQAGLAEQLEQIQQRVARELGRARLAGDVLPGAYFDCAEELAPLFETLHMIHRRGLKLHWHAHEQCRLPWDREDMLELLGNLLDNACKFARSEVLLRIEPTPGGYLIQVEDDGPGIPEDQREAVLARGIRLDERADGHGLGLGIVRDILAAWNGRLTLEQSPLGGLRASVHLPAPTRRG; from the coding sequence TTGAAGTCGATCCAGCGCAGCCTCAGCGTCGGACTGGTTTCCGCCCTGCTGTTGATCGGCTTGCTGCTGGTGCAGACCAGCCTGTGGCTGTTCGAGACCGGGCTGCGCCGCAACCTGGCCGAGGACCTGCGGGAAGAAACCGAAGGCCTGCTAATCGCCATGGTGCGGGGCACGGAGGGCTTCAAGCTCGATTCGACCCGGCTCAACCCGCGTTACCAGCGCGCCTTCTCCGGCCATTATTTCCGCATCGAACTACCGACGCGCAGCTGGCGCTCGCGCTCGCTCTGGGACGCAGAACCCACGTGGCCGAACGTCAACGGCCTGGCGAACGATCTGGTAGATGGGCCACAGGGGCAGCGACTGTTGATCTATCGCGCCGAATACCATCGCGATGGGCAGCTGATCGTCATCAGCGTGGCGCGCGATTACACGCCCATTCTTGACAGCTTCGCCCAGGTTCGCCTGGGCGGCCTGGGCCTGGTGGGCGCGGCCCTCGCAATAGGGCTGTTGTTGCAACGCTATGCCGTCAAGCTCGCTATGCGCCCTCTGGAGCGCGCGCGCCAGCAGATCGCGCAACTGCAGCAGGGCGAGCGCCAGCAACTGGATATCCAGGCACCACTCGAGCTGCAACCCCTGGTCGAGCAGATCAACCACCTGTTGGCCCACACCGATGACACCCTCAAGCGCTCGCGCCATGCGCTGGGCAATCTCGGACATGCGCTGAAGACACCGCTGGCGGTGCTCGGCAGCCTCATCCGTCACCAAGAGCTGCAGGCTCATCCACAGTTGCAGGCGGGGCTTGCAGAGCAGCTGGAGCAGATCCAGCAACGCGTCGCCCGTGAACTGGGGCGCGCACGGTTGGCCGGCGACGTGTTGCCCGGCGCCTATTTCGACTGCGCCGAAGAACTCGCGCCGTTGTTCGAGACGCTGCACATGATCCACCGTCGCGGCCTGAAGCTGCATTGGCATGCTCATGAGCAGTGCCGCCTCCCCTGGGATCGAGAAGACATGCTCGAGCTGCTCGGCAATCTGCTGGACAACGCCTGCAAGTTCGCCCGCTCAGAGGTGCTGTTGCGTATCGAACCGACGCCCGGCGGCTATCTTATTCAGGTTGAAGACGACGGACCGGGCATACCGGAAGATCAACGCGAAGCTGTGTTGGCGCGGGGCATCCGCCTCGACGAACGCGCCGACGGGCACGGCCTGGGGCTTGGCATCGTGCGGGATATCCTCGCCGCCTGGAATGGCCGGCTGACACTTGAACAAAGTCCGCTCGGCGGTCTACGGGCAAGCGTTCATTTGCCTGCGCCCACGCGTCGTGGGTGA
- a CDS encoding helix-turn-helix transcriptional regulator: MKRTQSISQIRWDLALRYRLIETIAWWEGRLTTGHLMQSFGISRQQASKDINTYLNEHAPNNLTYDRHLKGYKPSKDFEPLFIDGSASAYLHLLDQNRDRAPHIEGLALAYAHTEVLHMPDRSIRPEVLRPILKACREGLRLETEYVSLAHPDVEIRVMAPHTLVFTGTRWHVRAYCEKNRGYRDFVLSRFRGEPDLMDESENRAEQDEAWNTPVEVVIEPDVRLNAEQKAIIATDYGMQDGELRIATRGALVQYVLQRYQIDPNTVLANAAAQQIQVRNLQGLKGWLY, encoded by the coding sequence ATGAAACGCACACAATCGATCAGTCAGATTCGCTGGGATCTGGCCCTGCGCTACCGCCTGATCGAGACGATCGCCTGGTGGGAAGGCCGCCTGACCACTGGCCATTTGATGCAGAGTTTCGGCATCAGCCGCCAGCAGGCGTCGAAGGACATCAACACCTACCTGAACGAGCACGCGCCGAATAACCTTACATATGACCGTCATTTGAAGGGTTACAAGCCGAGCAAGGACTTCGAGCCGCTGTTCATCGATGGCAGTGCCAGCGCTTACCTGCACCTGCTGGACCAGAACCGCGACCGCGCCCCGCACATCGAAGGGCTGGCGCTGGCCTATGCGCACACCGAAGTGCTGCACATGCCCGACCGCAGCATCCGCCCCGAGGTGTTGCGGCCGATTCTGAAAGCCTGTCGAGAGGGATTGCGGCTGGAAACCGAGTACGTCTCCCTCGCCCATCCTGACGTCGAGATCCGGGTGATGGCGCCGCACACGCTGGTCTTCACCGGCACACGCTGGCACGTGCGTGCCTATTGCGAGAAGAACCGCGGTTACCGCGACTTCGTACTGAGCCGCTTTCGCGGCGAGCCGGACCTGATGGATGAAAGCGAGAACCGGGCCGAACAGGACGAGGCCTGGAACACGCCGGTGGAGGTGGTGATCGAGCCGGATGTGCGCTTGAACGCCGAGCAGAAGGCGATCATCGCAACCGATTACGGGATGCAGGATGGCGAGCTGCGCATCGCGACCCGTGGCGCCCTGGTGCAGTACGTGTTGCAGCGGTATCAGATCGATCCGAATACGGTGCTGGCGAATGCGGCGGCGCAGCAGATTCAGGTGAGGAATCTGCAGGGATTGAAGGGGTGGTTGTATTGA
- a CDS encoding PepSY domain-containing protein: protein MKTLTTLITAATLTLGANLAMARDLGPDEALKLRDAGTIQSFEKLNEAALAKHPGAKVEETELEEEYGRHIYQVELRDDKGVQWDMELDAKTGEVLKDHQDD from the coding sequence ATGAAAACCCTGACTACCCTGATCACCGCCGCCACCCTGACCCTGGGTGCGAACCTCGCCATGGCCCGCGACCTTGGCCCGGACGAAGCCTTGAAACTGCGCGACGCAGGCACAATCCAATCGTTCGAGAAGCTGAACGAGGCCGCGCTGGCCAAGCATCCCGGTGCCAAGGTCGAAGAGACCGAACTGGAAGAGGAATACGGCCGCCACATCTATCAGGTTGAATTGCGCGACGACAAAGGTGTGCAATGGGACATGGAGCTCGACGCCAAGACCGGCGAAGTGCTCAAGGACCACCAGGACGATTGA
- a CDS encoding response regulator transcription factor: MRLLLVEDNVPLADELTDSLTRQGYAVDWLADGRDADYQGGSEPYDLIVLDLGLPGKPGLEVLQAWRARGVATPVLILTARDSWAERIEGLKAGADDYLTKPFHPEELLLRIQALLRRAHGIANQPLLEAGGVALDEACQRCRKDGQDIELTAGEFRLLRYFMLHPGQFLSKTQLTEHLYDGETERDSNVIEVHVNRLRGKLGRELIETRRGQGYRFGGAL, from the coding sequence ATGCGCCTGCTACTGGTCGAAGATAACGTCCCGCTGGCTGACGAACTGACCGACAGCCTGACCCGCCAGGGCTATGCCGTCGACTGGCTGGCCGATGGCCGCGATGCCGACTACCAGGGCGGTAGCGAGCCTTATGACCTGATCGTTCTCGACCTCGGCCTGCCAGGCAAGCCGGGGCTGGAGGTGTTGCAGGCCTGGCGCGCGCGTGGCGTCGCGACACCGGTGCTGATCCTCACGGCCCGCGACTCCTGGGCGGAGCGAATCGAAGGCCTGAAAGCCGGCGCTGATGATTACCTGACCAAACCCTTCCACCCGGAAGAGCTGCTTTTGCGAATCCAGGCCTTGCTGCGCCGCGCCCACGGCATCGCCAACCAGCCGTTGCTGGAAGCCGGCGGGGTGGCGCTGGACGAAGCCTGCCAGCGGTGCCGCAAGGACGGCCAGGACATCGAGCTGACCGCCGGCGAATTCCGGCTGCTGCGCTACTTCATGTTGCATCCCGGGCAATTCCTGTCGAAGACGCAGCTGACCGAACATCTCTACGACGGCGAAACCGAGCGCGATTCGAACGTCATCGAAGTGCACGTCAATCGCCTGCGCGGCAAGCTCGGCCGCGAGCTGATCGAAACCCGCCGCGGCCAGGGCTACCGCTTCGGCGGCGCCCTTTGA
- a CDS encoding PepSY domain-containing protein produces MRPAILFTLPLALLLAAMPAASRDLDQDEALRLRRDGLIRPLETLLHEALERHPGARLLEAELEEEDDRYIYEIELLTADGVARELELDARDGRILKDEED; encoded by the coding sequence ATGCGACCCGCCATTCTTTTCACCCTTCCATTGGCCCTGCTGCTCGCTGCCATGCCGGCGGCGAGCCGCGACCTGGATCAGGACGAGGCCCTGCGCTTGCGCCGCGACGGTCTGATCCGGCCGCTGGAAACCCTGCTGCACGAGGCGCTCGAACGCCATCCCGGCGCACGGCTGCTGGAAGCGGAGCTGGAAGAAGAGGATGACCGCTACATCTATGAAATCGAACTGCTCACCGCCGACGGCGTTGCGCGCGAACTGGAACTGGACGCGCGCGACGGTCGCATCCTAAAAGACGAAGAAGACTGA
- a CDS encoding copper-binding protein: MKTQHRLALGLLLCAQLATAQDLLKPTAPADAPDIDGGPATELVSEPVMRAEGRIEALDREQGVVTIAHGPVPALKWPASSMDFQARREQLEGLAVGDEVRIGFQSEGDKAALVSIDKR; the protein is encoded by the coding sequence ATGAAAACCCAACACCGTCTCGCGCTCGGCCTGTTGCTCTGTGCCCAACTTGCAACAGCGCAGGATCTGCTCAAGCCGACGGCGCCGGCTGATGCACCGGATATCGACGGGGGGCCTGCTACGGAGCTGGTGTCCGAACCCGTCATGCGTGCCGAGGGCAGGATCGAAGCGCTGGACCGCGAACAGGGCGTGGTGACCATCGCCCACGGGCCGGTCCCTGCGCTGAAGTGGCCGGCCTCGAGCATGGATTTCCAGGCCCGGCGCGAGCAGCTCGAAGGCCTGGCGGTAGGGGATGAGGTGCGGATCGGCTTTCAGAGCGAAGGCGACAAGGCGGCGCTCGTGTCGATCGACAAGCGCTGA